Proteins encoded by one window of Cloeon dipterum chromosome 2, ieCloDipt1.1, whole genome shotgun sequence:
- the LOC135937264 gene encoding MICOS complex subunit Mic60-like: MFSNASKNVNRLLAARGSLRCSPSPRWVNKIHRGPEPSKKSVSGVGFALAGATVASAALYARSGKTLFSLPFIGILFEEKENQDTEEYVHLPVEEVKKSVVEEILEMRPVERFEAANKLLTELTTNLGLSVFAAVSLNSLAAKSIRALEDDMSIFAKDLSNSTSHDSGSDEAVLRLLISDKELQLTLIKAQKTTLEAKDRLEALEGILRELCCSKIPLSEEVIEKAENGLSEARTELKEAEDFLDLSIKSTGPPEALLSRVIRLTTDMEEDLGFSLSGLCSTETRELYNRALALHLEQTRRSTERQMDELGRRSSELRQFVGEGGERRRLDALLNSKEEELRRSVQEQNHFQLNQLKKKLEHQILEEKQASIKGAALKHESVLRARSFTFDREVKDKVKKAKEDLDKWKLEISQDLAELGPNMKRHELNLKKLSDAFTFANACFRLESALTSDPFPQLDWKHQVQPIKHHLQQMSDNAEGKRDFVRAVIDSVPVAAINRGVYTQNALRQRFFEMEPTARKVSLLKKRDHNSTILYLMSYLRSILLVRPVGCISNLEKTNQPVQIGDLTNEELLDRARYFMELGDLRQAASYVNMLQGVAQHVSSGWAEEVVLHLTVSQAAHALSAIAATIMNQYNQGVKTDVD, encoded by the exons ATGTTTTCGAATGCATCTAAAAACGTAAACCGTCTCTTAGCAGCACGGGGCTCG CTTCGATGCTCTCCAAGCCCAAGGTGGGTTAACAAAATCCACCGTGGACCCGA GCCGTCGAAAAAGTCCGTGTCTGGTGTAGGCTTTGCTCTGGCTGGAGCAACCGTTGCCAGCGCCGCCCTTTACGCTCGCTCGGGCAAAACTCTATTCAGTCTGCCGTTCATCGGTATTTTGTTCGAGGAGAAGGAAAACCAAGACACGGAAGAATACGTCCACTTACCGGTGGAAGAGGTGAAAAAGTCAGTCGTGGAAGAGATTCTCGAGATGCGTCCGGTCGAGCGATTCGAAGCGGCCAACAAACTGCTCACAGAGTTGACCACCAACTTGGGTTTGAGTGTTTTTGCCGCTGTGTCGCTAAACAGTTTGGCCGCGAAGTCGATCAGAG CGTTGGAAGACGACATGTCAATTTTCGCCAAAGACCTCAGCAACAGCACCTCTCACGACTCTGGCAGTGACGAAGCTGTGCTACGCCTGCTCATAAGCGACAAGGAACTGCAACTGACTCTGATCAAGGCTCAGAAAACCACGTTGGAGGCCAA GGATCGTTTGGAGGCCCTGGAGGGCATTCTTCGCGAGCTGTGTTGCTCCAAGATCCCCCTGTCTGAGGAGGTAATCGAAAAGGCAGAAAACGGACTGAGCGAGGCGCGAACGGAGCTGAAGGAAGCTGAGGATTTCCTGGACCTTTCGATCAAAAGCACTGGCCCGCCAGAGGCACTGCTCAGCCGCGTCATCCGTTTGACCACCGACATGGAG GAGGACCTGGGTTTCTCGTTATCCGGCCTGTGCAGCACCGAGACCAGGGAACTGTACAACCGCGCTTTGGCTCTGCATTTGGAACAGACGCGACGCAGCACCGAGAGGCAGATG GATGAGTTGGGCAGACGATCAAGCGAGCTGAGACAATTTGTTGGCGAGGGAGGCGAGAGGCGCCGGTTGGACGCACTTCTCAACAGCAAAGAGGAAGAGTTGCGCCGGAGCGTCCAAGAGCAGAACCACTTCCAA TTAAACCAGCTGAAGAAAAAGCTGGAGCACCAGATCTTAGAGGAGAAGCAGGCCAGTATAAAGGGGGCCGCGCTGAAACATGAGTCCGTTCTCAGAGCCAGGAGTTTCACGTTTGACAGGGAGGTGAAGGATAAGGTGAAAAAAGCCAAGGAAGACCTTGATAAGTGGAAGCTGGAAATCAGTCAAGATCTCGCGGAGTTGGGTCCAAATATGAAAA ggCACGAGTTGAACTTGAAGAAGCTGAGCGACGCATTCACCTTCGCCAACGCTTGCTTCCGACTTGAGTCGGCACTGACGAGCGACCCGTTCCCACAGCTCGACTGGAAGCACCAGGTCCAGCCCATCAAGCACCACTTACAGCAGATGAGCGACAACGCCGAGGGCAAACGCGACTTTGTGCGCGCCGTCATCGACAGTGTGCCAGTGGCGGCCATCAACCGCGGCGTGTACACGCAGAACGCGCTGCGGCAGCGCTTCTTTGAGATGGAGCCGACCGCGCGCAAGGTGTCGCTGCTCAAGAAGAGAGACCACAACTCAACCATCCTCTATCTCATGTCCTACTTGCGCTCAATTCTGCTCGTGCGGCCCGTCGGCTGCATTTCCAACCTCGAGAAGACCAACCAGCCAGTCCAGATCGGCGACCTGACCAACGAAGAACTGCTTGATAGGGCTAG GTACTTCATGGAACTAGGCGACCTGAGGCAGGCTGCATCCTACGTCAACATGCTGCAAGGAGTGGCGCAGCACGTGAGCAGTGGCTGGGCTGAGGAAGTGGTTTTGCACCTGACAGTGTCGCAGGCGGCGCACGCCCTCTCAGCAATTGCAGCCACGATCATGAACCAGTACAACCAGGGGGTGAAAACTGACGTGGATTAA
- the Frmd5 gene encoding FERM domain-containing protein 5 isoform X2 codes for MLKFGNKGEASITYKCTVRLLDDSEVIECDFQSHHKGKYLLEYVCRQLNLIEKDYFALRYVDSNKQRHWLDPAKTVIKQIKEMDPILFSFRVKFYPPDPFKLKEEITRYQLYLQLRRDLLHGRLYCSAPEAALLGAYIIQADLGDYEPEEHEGNYVAEQKLLLKQTIKIEEDIIELHQTQMRGQSPETAETNFLRKAYQLDTYGIDPHPVKDHRGNPLYLGINHSGIITLQGSRKTNHFKWNEVQKINYEGKMFIIHLVFNEDPRNKKKHTVGFKCPSSAACRHVWRCAVEQMLFFTLQSSSEAPTVVSGGGLFSWGTKLRYSGRTEKEIQEDIGPLRREEPPIKRTGSLRRKASSVPATPSTPVGTELGDIRYGSLPRANHSAPDTRLDGSGLLSGSDLSSPYSPDGTLPLLETVAEDQELSSKPRGVEEGGHPPLGYGDYYFRDSFEMNAPEMEVKSSRGAGLVANREGLALQPHQGVVPAGETGVTSGGRPFNLVRVFVPSFLLVALALTLVLVLVLETDSEFFGGLRGLPEIVILRQEYYEPAKQYFRQKLAAVV; via the exons TCGCACCACAAAGGGAAATACCTGCTCGAGTATGTGTGCCGGCAGCTGAACCTCATCGAGAAAGATTACTTCGCGCTGCGATATGTCGACTCCAACAAGCAAAGG CACTGGTTGGATCCAGCAAAGACAGTCATCAAGCAGATCAAAG AGATGGATCCGATTCTGTTCAGCTTCCGCGTCAAATTCTACCCCCCGGACCCTTTCAAGCTGAAGGAGGAAATCACCAGGTACCAATTGTATCTGCAGTTGCGGCGCGATCTGCTGCACGGCCGACTCTACTGCTCGGCACCAGAGGCGGCCCTACTCGGTGCCTACATTATTCAAG CGGATTTAGGCGATTACGAACCAGAGGAGCACGAAGGCAATTACGTGGCGGAACAAAAGCTGCTGCTCAAGCAGACGATCAAGATCGAGGAAGACATCATTGAGCTGCATCAGACGCAAATGAGGGGCCAGTCCCCTGAGACCGCCGAGACCAACTTTCTGAGAAAAGCCTACCAGTTGGACACTTACGGTATCGACCCGCACCCTGTCAAG GACCACCGTGGCAATCCGCTGTACTTGGGAATCAATCACAGCGGAATTATCACACTGCAGGGCAGCAGGAAAACGAACCACTTCAAGTGGAACGAGGTGCAGAAAATTAACTACGAGGGAAAAATGTTCATCATTCATCTCGTCTTCAACGAAGATCCGAGAAATAAG AAAAAACATACTGTTGGCTTCAAGTGTCCCTCGAGTGCAGCATGCAGACATGTATGGCGATGCGCAGTAGAGCAAATGCTGTTCTTCAC TTTGCAGTCATCGTCAGAAGCACCAACTGTCGTGTCAGGTGGCGGCCTGTTCTCATGGGGAACGAAGCTGCGCTACTCAGGTCGCACCGAAAAAGAGATCCAGGAAGACATCGGCCCCCTGAGGCGGGAGGAGCCGCCCATCAAGCGCACTGGCAGCCTCCGCCGCAAGGCCTCCAGCGTACCAGCTACCCCATCAACCCCCGTTGGCACGGAACTTGGAGATATTC GTTATGGCAGTCTTCCAAGAGCCAACCACTCAGCCCCAGACACAAGACTGGACGGCTCGGGTCTGCTCAGCGGATCCGACCTGTCGTCTCCGTACAGCCCTGACGGAACTCTGCCCCTGCTCGAAACGGTGGCTGAAGACCAGGAGTTGTCCTCCAAGCCCAGAG GAGTGGAGGAGGGTGGACATCCGCCGCTGGGCTACGGCGACTACTACTTCCGCGACTCATTTGAGATGAACGCGCCTGAGATGGAGGTGAAGAGCAGCCGCGGCGCCGGACTGGTGGCCAACCGCGAGGGCCTGGCGCTGCAGCCGCACCAGGGGGTGGTGCCGGCGGGGGAGACCGGCGTCACCTCAGGGGGCCGCCCCTTCAACCTGGTACGCGTGTTTGTGCCGTCGTTCTTGCTTGTGGCGCTCGCGCTGACTCTCGTGCTGGTGCTGGTGCTTGAGACGGACTCGGAGTTCTTCGGAGGTCTGCGCGGCCTCCCCGAGATCGTCATCTTGCGCCAGGAGTACTACGAGCCGGCCAAGCAGTACTTCCGCCAGAAGCTGGCCGCCGTCGTTTAA
- the Frmd5 gene encoding FERM domain-containing protein 5 isoform X1: protein MLKFGNKGEASITYKCTVRLLDDSEVIECDFQSHHKGKYLLEYVCRQLNLIEKDYFALRYVDSNKQRHWLDPAKTVIKQIKEMDPILFSFRVKFYPPDPFKLKEEITRYQLYLQLRRDLLHGRLYCSAPEAALLGAYIIQADLGDYEPEEHEGNYVAEQKLLLKQTIKIEEDIIELHQTQMRGQSPETAETNFLRKAYQLDTYGIDPHPVKDHRGNPLYLGINHSGIITLQGSRKTNHFKWNEVQKINYEGKMFIIHLVFNEDPRNKKKHTVGFKCPSSAACRHVWRCAVEQMLFFTLQSSSEAPTVVSGGGLFSWGTKLRYSGRTEKEIQEDIGPLRREEPPIKRTGSLRRKASSVPATPSTPVGTELGDIRYGSLPRANHSAPDTRLDGSGLLSGSDLSSPYSPDGTLPLLETVAEDQELSSKPRDDDQAATEPKHVVPEHERSVPSITPAILISAEPCNEEVVNNHANTDEVKNETKSNGDVVEIAKGVEEGGHPPLGYGDYYFRDSFEMNAPEMEVKSSRGAGLVANREGLALQPHQGVVPAGETGVTSGGRPFNLVRVFVPSFLLVALALTLVLVLVLETDSEFFGGLRGLPEIVILRQEYYEPAKQYFRQKLAAVV, encoded by the exons TCGCACCACAAAGGGAAATACCTGCTCGAGTATGTGTGCCGGCAGCTGAACCTCATCGAGAAAGATTACTTCGCGCTGCGATATGTCGACTCCAACAAGCAAAGG CACTGGTTGGATCCAGCAAAGACAGTCATCAAGCAGATCAAAG AGATGGATCCGATTCTGTTCAGCTTCCGCGTCAAATTCTACCCCCCGGACCCTTTCAAGCTGAAGGAGGAAATCACCAGGTACCAATTGTATCTGCAGTTGCGGCGCGATCTGCTGCACGGCCGACTCTACTGCTCGGCACCAGAGGCGGCCCTACTCGGTGCCTACATTATTCAAG CGGATTTAGGCGATTACGAACCAGAGGAGCACGAAGGCAATTACGTGGCGGAACAAAAGCTGCTGCTCAAGCAGACGATCAAGATCGAGGAAGACATCATTGAGCTGCATCAGACGCAAATGAGGGGCCAGTCCCCTGAGACCGCCGAGACCAACTTTCTGAGAAAAGCCTACCAGTTGGACACTTACGGTATCGACCCGCACCCTGTCAAG GACCACCGTGGCAATCCGCTGTACTTGGGAATCAATCACAGCGGAATTATCACACTGCAGGGCAGCAGGAAAACGAACCACTTCAAGTGGAACGAGGTGCAGAAAATTAACTACGAGGGAAAAATGTTCATCATTCATCTCGTCTTCAACGAAGATCCGAGAAATAAG AAAAAACATACTGTTGGCTTCAAGTGTCCCTCGAGTGCAGCATGCAGACATGTATGGCGATGCGCAGTAGAGCAAATGCTGTTCTTCAC TTTGCAGTCATCGTCAGAAGCACCAACTGTCGTGTCAGGTGGCGGCCTGTTCTCATGGGGAACGAAGCTGCGCTACTCAGGTCGCACCGAAAAAGAGATCCAGGAAGACATCGGCCCCCTGAGGCGGGAGGAGCCGCCCATCAAGCGCACTGGCAGCCTCCGCCGCAAGGCCTCCAGCGTACCAGCTACCCCATCAACCCCCGTTGGCACGGAACTTGGAGATATTC GTTATGGCAGTCTTCCAAGAGCCAACCACTCAGCCCCAGACACAAGACTGGACGGCTCGGGTCTGCTCAGCGGATCCGACCTGTCGTCTCCGTACAGCCCTGACGGAACTCTGCCCCTGCTCGAAACGGTGGCTGAAGACCAGGAGTTGTCCTCCAAGCCCAGAG ACGACGATCAAGCGGCCACTGAACCCAAGCATGTTGTGCCTGAGCATGAACGTTCTGTTCCTTCGATCACCCCTGCCATTTTGATCTCGGCGGAGCCTTGTAACGAGGAGGTTGTTAACAATCATGCTAACACCGACGAGgtcaaaaatgaaaccaaATCTAACGGAGACGTTGTCGAAATTGCCAAAG GAGTGGAGGAGGGTGGACATCCGCCGCTGGGCTACGGCGACTACTACTTCCGCGACTCATTTGAGATGAACGCGCCTGAGATGGAGGTGAAGAGCAGCCGCGGCGCCGGACTGGTGGCCAACCGCGAGGGCCTGGCGCTGCAGCCGCACCAGGGGGTGGTGCCGGCGGGGGAGACCGGCGTCACCTCAGGGGGCCGCCCCTTCAACCTGGTACGCGTGTTTGTGCCGTCGTTCTTGCTTGTGGCGCTCGCGCTGACTCTCGTGCTGGTGCTGGTGCTTGAGACGGACTCGGAGTTCTTCGGAGGTCTGCGCGGCCTCCCCGAGATCGTCATCTTGCGCCAGGAGTACTACGAGCCGGCCAAGCAGTACTTCCGCCAGAAGCTGGCCGCCGTCGTTTAA
- the alien gene encoding COP9 signalosome complex subunit 2 produces the protein MSDAEEDFMCEDEEDYGLEYSEDSNSEPDVDLENQYYNSKSLKEDNPNSALASFQKVLDLEGGEKGEWGFKALKQMIKINFKLSNYKEMMVRYKQLLTYIKSAVTRNHSEKSINSILDYISTSKNMELLQDFYETTLEALKDAKNDRLWFKTNTKLGKLYFDREDYTKLAKILKQLHQSCQTDDGEDDLKKGTQLLEIYALEIQMYTAQKNNKKLKTLYEQSLHIKSAIPHPLIMGVIRECGGKMHLREGEFEKAHTDFFEAFKNYDESGSPRRTTCLKYLVLANMLMKSGINPFDSQEAKPYKNDPEILAMTNLVSAYQNNDINEFEKILKENRKNIMYDPFIREHIEDLLRNIRTQVLIKLIKPYTRIHIPFISKELNIDANEVESLLVSCILDNVIRGRIDQVNQVLELDRQSLGADRYSALDKWTGQLGSLHQVVANKMA, from the exons ATGTCTGACGCCGAAGAAGATTTCATGTGCGAAGACGAGGAAGATTACGGATTG GAGTATTCAGAGGACAGCAACTCTGAGCCTGACGTGGACTTGGAGAACCAATACTACAATTCGAAATCACTGAAGGAAGATAATCCCAACTCGGCACTTGCTTCCTTCCAAAAGGTTTTGGATCTAGAGGGTGGCGAAAAGGGAGAATGGGGTTTCAAGGCACTCAAGCAgatgatcaaaattaatttcaagctg AGTAACTACAAAGAGATGATGGTTAGATACAAGCAGTTGTTGACGTACATCAAGAGCGCGGTAACCAGAAATCACAGCgagaaatcaatcaattcaattctggACTACATCTCAACTTCAAAAAAT ATGGAATTGCTGCAGGACTTTTATGAAACCACCCTAGAAGCATTGAAAGATGCCAAGAATGATAGATTATGGTTTAAGACAAACACTAAATTGgggaaattgtattttgataGGGAGGACTACACAAAGCTAGCCAAGATTCTAAAGCAACTTCACCAATCATGCCAG ACTGACGACGGAGAGGATGACCTGAAAAAGGGCACCCAGCTGTTGGAAATTTACGCCCTTGAGATTCAAATGTACACAGCTCAGAAGAATAATAAGAAGCTCAAAACTTTGTACGAGCAGTCACTGCACATCAAATCGGCCATCCCTCACCCCCTAATTATGGGCGTCATTAGAG AGTGCGGAGGAAAGATGCACCTGAGAGAAGGAGAGTTTGAGAAAGCGCATACGGACTTCTTTGAGGCTTTTAAGAATTACGATGAGTCAGGAAGCCCGAGACGAACGACTTGCCTCAAATACTTAGTGCTTGCGAATAT GTTAATGAAGTCAGGCATCAACCCGTTTGACTCGCAAGAAGCGAAACCCTACAAGAATGACCCCGAAATCCTAGCGATGACGAACCTTGTGTCAGCCTACCAAAACAATGACATCAATGAATTTGAGAAGATCCTCAAGGAGAAtcgcaaaaatattatgtatgatCCCTTCATTCGGGAGCACATTGAAG ATCTCTTGAGGAACATCAGAACTCAGGTGCTGATCAAGCTCATCAAGCCTTACACTAGAATACACATCCCGTTCATCTCGAAAGAGCTGAACATTGATGCCAATGAGGTCGAAAGTCTCCTAGTTTCATGCATTCTGGACAA TGTGATTAGAGGAAGAATTGACCAGGTTAACCAAGTGCTGGAGCTGGACAGGCAGTCGCTGGGCGCTGACAGGTACTCCGCGCTGGACAAGTGGACCGGCCAGCTGGGCAGCCTGCACCAGGTGGTGGCCAACAAGATGGCCTAG
- the LOC135935456 gene encoding U6 snRNA-associated Sm-like protein LSm6: protein MNRKEALAQFIQQIHGRPVVVKLNSGVDYRGVLACLDGYLNIALEQTEEYVNGQLKNKYGDAFIRGNNVLYISTQKRKV, encoded by the exons atgaataggaAAGAAGCTCTTGCTCAGTTTATCCAACAGATTCATGGCAGACCTGTGGTCGTCAAGCTAAACAGCGGTGTGGATTATCGAG GAGTTTTGGCTTGCTTGGATGGCTACCTGAACATCGCCTTGGAACAGACGGAGGAGTACGTAAATGGACAGCTGAAGAACAAGTACGGCGACGCCTTCATCAGAGGCAACAATGTTCTCTATATCAGCACCCAGAAGCGGAAAGTCTAG
- the LOC135937263 gene encoding ubiquitin-conjugating enzyme E2-17 kDa — MALKRINKELQDLGRDPPAQCSAGPVGDDLFHWQATIMGPPDSPYQGGVFFLTIHFPTDYPFKPPKVAFTTRIYHPNINSNGSICLDILRSQWSPALTISKVLLSICSLLCDPNPDDPLVPEIARIYKMDREKYSELAREWTRKYAM; from the exons ATGGCGCTTAAGCGGATCAACAAGGAGCTGCAGGACCTGGGCAGAGACCCTCCGGCCCAATGCTCAGCAGGCCCCGTCGGCGATGACCTCTTCCACTGGCAAGCCACCATCATGGGCCCCCCAGACAGCCCCTACCAGGGAGGCGTCTTTTTCCTCACCATCCACTTCCCCACAGACTACCCCTTCAAGCCGCCAAAGGTGGCCTTCACCACTAG AATCTATCATCCAAACATCAACAGCAACGGCAGTATCTGCCTGGACATCTTGCGGTCGCAATGGTCGCCAGCGTTGACCATTAGCAAGGTGCTGCTGTCCATTTGCTCGCTGCTGTGCGACCCCAACCCCGACGACCCCCTCGTGCCCGAGATCGCCCGGATATACAAAATGGATCGCGAAAAGTACAGTGAACTGGCCCGCGAATGGACTCGCAAGTACGCCATGTGA